CATTTCAAATGTTCCTTTCTGTTGCTGCATCCATTTGACTATATTGTAGCTTGCCCATCCCGCAAATTTGTTGCAAAACGGTAAAAAAACCCGTTTTGGAGCTTTTCAAGAACGAACGAACATGCTCTAAGCTACCTTATACAGGAAAAAAGTGCGAGAGAACAGGGAACATTTTACTAGCAACAATTGACCTAGCAAATTCGTTTAAAAATGTAGGATAGGAGTTGGATGTTATCTATACGAAGGAGGAGAATAGGATGAAAGCATGGCACAAAACGATGGCGGCAGTTCTTTGCAGCGGCGCGGTTCTCATGGCTTCAGGCGTTGGGGCTAACCCGGTTCAAGCGAGCGGCACCCAGTCGCAAGCGTACGCGCCGGTAGTCTTATTGCAACCAGAGCAAAATATCCCGTTCAACATACAATTTGCCGATGGATTTGTGGCAAAAGTAACGAACACAAAAACAAAAGCGACGAGTACAGTAGATATATCGGACAATAAGGCTACGTACGTGAAGCAAGGGATTTATCATGCCAATGGAAAGTTGCAAAAGGCAACCAATGGATATACGCAAAAGCTGGTGGAGCTGGTGCCATTCCGGGATGCGAAAGGCAACCTGCGTTACATGGGCAAGCAAATCTTGTGGGGGCTGAATACGGAGGATCGCCTGGCGGTGGCGACCAGTGTATGGAACGTCGTCGACAAACAGCCGCAGCTTTTACAGGTAACGGTTCAAAAAGCAGACTGGGACAATATGCCGTCGCCAGATGTGACGATCAATAGCGGCTTCAGTATGAGCAGCGATAGTACCTTTGTCCTTGATACGAAGTATGCAGACGTAACGGGAGACAATATCAAGGATCTGATTTTGCTTGTAGGCGATAAAATGGGTGTATCGATGAATCAGACGGCTCATAACCTGCGTGTCGTAGTTCGCGAAGGGAAGGATAATCAGCAGACGTTTATCTCTGTAGGAAAACGTGACAGTGGTATTCTTCCGAAGCTCGCCATCACGGATGGCAATGCTGATCAGGTAAAAGACATCCTCGTCACGATGCCGACTGCGACAGGTCATGTGTACAGCCAGCTTACGTGGAAAGACAATCGCCCGCAGCCAGTCGTCGAGCAGGGGAAATTAAATGATCGTCAGTCGTACCAGCCAGTCATTGGGGTTTATGGTGAAGCAGTTGGGATGAATAAGGCGAAAAAACAATAGTGGAGTAGGCGTGGACGAATCAGTCAGAGTGAAATCTGACTGATTTTTTTGCCCCTTAAATCGTAGTGATTACGTTTTGTATTGACTTTAGATATTTTTACGCGTTATGATAACTAACAAATCGTAATAATTACGTTTTAACAAACTAAAAAGGAGATCTAGCATGAGCATAAACGAAAAGAAAATCCCTGTCACAGTCCTGAGCGGGTACTTGGGAGCAGGCAAAACGACGCTACTGAACCATATCCTGAACAATCGGGAGGGGTCACGAGTCGCCGTGATCGTTAACGACTTGAGCGAAGTAAACGTAGACGCCTCTCTAATTCTCGCAGGCAGTGGTCTGTCACGCGTGGACGAAAAGGTCGTGGAGCTGTCGAATGGTTGCATTTGCTGCACCTTGCGAGAGGATTTGCTGACGGAGGTAGAGCGTCTGGCTGTGGAAGGACGGTATGACTACATACTGATTGAATCGACGGGAGTAGGCGAGCCGGTTCCTGTCGCCCAGACTTTCACATACGTAGACGAAGAAAATGGCATTAATTTGTCGTCCTTATGCCGCCTGGACACGATGGTAACCGTAGTGGATGCGTACCGCTTCTGGTATGACTTTTCTTCCGGCGAAAACCTTTTGGACAGAGGGCAGGCAGTTGGCGCAGAGGATACTCGTGAGGTCGCGGATCTTTTAATCGACCAGATTGAATTCTGTGATGTGTTGATTCTGAACAAATGCGATCGCGTCGCTCCAGACGATTTAATCCAGCTGGAAGCCGTTCTGCGCAAGCTACAGCCAAAGGCTCGCTTCATCCGCGCTGTTCGTGGGCAGGTGGACCCGCAAGAAATTTTGAATACCCATCTGTTCGACTTCGAGACTGCCAGTCAATCAGCGGGATGGATTGCTGAGCTGCAAAAGGAAGTGCATACACCTGAGACGGACGAGTACGGAATTTCCTCCTTCGTTTATCGCAGTCGCAGACCGTTTCATCCAGCCCGTTTTGAAAAGTGGTTAGAGGCTTGGCCAGAAGAAATCGTGCGTGCCAAAGGCTTTTTCTGGTTGGCGACACGAAATGACGTGGCGATGACACTTAGTCAGGCGGGGCCATCCATCGAAATCGGAACGGCAGGCTATTGGACAGCAGCGTTATCGGCAGAAGAGCAACAAGCCATTTTGGTAGAGGAGCCAGACTGGCAGCAAACATGGCATCCCGTACATGGGGATCGAACCACAGAGCTCGTCTTTATCGGGATCGATCTGAACCAGGAGCAAATCGTGAAGCATCTCGATGCATGTCTCCTGAACGATGAGGAATACGAGGCGGACTGGAGTAAGCTGCCCGATCCACTCCCAACAGCAGATGCTGTAATGGAGACGACATTGTAACCAAAAAAGAGGAGGCTGACATCCATGCGCGTGAACATTACCCTGCAATGCACTGAAACCGGAGATCGCAACTATATCACATCCAAAAACAAGCGGAATCATCCCGAGCGATTGGAACTGAAAAAATATTCCCCGCGACTAAAGCGCTATACCCTTCATAGGGAAACAAAGTGATTTCCAAAAAAATGTCTAAAGGCAATAGGCCCCGAGCCCAACACCTTCTACTCACCCAAACATAAAATGTACTTGTGTCTACCGAATGAAAAATTCTCTGCAAGTCCTAGCTCTTAAACAGGAGAGGGATCGGTATGAAAATCGTGATCATCGCCCCTGAGCAAATTCCCGTTCCCCCCATTCTTGGGGGGTCCGTCGAAATTACAATTCTGGCGATCGCCAAAGAATTGAGTAAGTGGCACTCGGTCTCGATCATCAGCAGAGCGCATTCTCGGTACCCAAAGTATTCTGTTATCGATGGGGTGAACATCTATCGCGTTCCTACCGGGAGTCCTGCGAAATATTTGACCCATGTGAAAAAAATCCTGAAAAAACGCCAATTTGACGTTTTGCAAATTGATAACCGTCCAGAGTTCGTCGGGCAGATTAAATCGATGTTTCCGAAAGCTACTGTCTCCTTGTATCTTCACTCGCTGACTTTTGTCAACTTTCCCCATACCAGTCGGGCAGAGACTTTGGCCGGGTTGCGAAAGGCAGACTTGATTATCACCAACAGCTCCTCTCTTGAAAGGCGACTTTCTGCTCGGTTTCCCAGTATGTCGAGAAAAATCCGGGTTGCATGGCTTGGCGTTGATACATCTCGCTTTTCCCCTATTCAAAAAACCTCTCATCCCCGTGCTTTCACTTTATTGTTCGCAGGCAGGCTTATTCCACGCAAAGGCGTTCCCGTATTGCTTCAGGCAGTTAAGCTCGTGAATAAACAGGTAAACGAACCTGTCAAAGTAATGATTGCAGGAGGGTCACCCACAAGCAAATATGCAAGGCAATTGCAGTCGCTCTCTCGTAAATTTGGCGTACATGCTGAATTCCTAGGTACGATCCCCCATTGTCATATCCATCGCGTTTTTAGAAAAGCCGATTTGTTCATTTGTCCTTCGCAAAAGCATGAATCGTTTGGACTTGTTAACGTCGAAGCGATGTCTTCCGGATTGCCAGTCGTTGCCTCGAAAAACGGGGGCATAAAAGAAGTGATTCAGCATGGCCGTTCTGGATTGTTGATCAAGCAATATAAAAATCCGCAAGCCTTTGCCGATGCGATCTGTTCGCTGATCATGAATAAGCCCCTGTATTTGAAAATGAAGCAAGAAGCTCGTCAAATTGCGTTGGAGAAATTCAGTTGGTGTGCAACAGCCGATAGACTCAACCACATTTATGAATCTGAAAAAGATTTACAACAGGATAAGCGCCAAAATGAATACCATTGCACCGCTGCCCATTGCCATGAACGTCAAGATTTGCAAGAATGCAATGAAACCGGGCAAGGCGCCCAGCCGGAGCGAATGAAAGAGGAGCCAGCCATCCCGCAATCATTTGACATCGTCCACGATTGGAGTTCCTTTGATGATGACACCCAAAGCATCACCAGTACCGGGGTTTTCCAAAATTTTGCTGATCTATGTACGGAAAATGATGACGAGTCCGATGGGAGTAATGACTCCGCCGAAGCCACTTTCGATTTCTTTTCCGATATCGGCTATCAAAGGCTTGTCGATGCACTCATATACGGTTAACGAGAGGCCGATCAGGTTTTCAAGCTATAAATCCGCATAACCTGCTCGGCTGTCTGCTCCAAGAGCGAGGCGGCTTCGCGCATTGATTGATCTAGGGTCATCGGTTTGTTGGTGATGCCGACAACGGCAGAAACGCCTTTTTCATAAAGGGTGTCGATGCCATTTCCAATGGAACCAGCGAGGACGATGACGGGAATGCCGTATCGTTGCGCGACTTGGGCAACTCCACA
This genomic stretch from Brevibacillus brevis harbors:
- a CDS encoding GTP-binding protein — its product is MSINEKKIPVTVLSGYLGAGKTTLLNHILNNREGSRVAVIVNDLSEVNVDASLILAGSGLSRVDEKVVELSNGCICCTLREDLLTEVERLAVEGRYDYILIESTGVGEPVPVAQTFTYVDEENGINLSSLCRLDTMVTVVDAYRFWYDFSSGENLLDRGQAVGAEDTREVADLLIDQIEFCDVLILNKCDRVAPDDLIQLEAVLRKLQPKARFIRAVRGQVDPQEILNTHLFDFETASQSAGWIAELQKEVHTPETDEYGISSFVYRSRRPFHPARFEKWLEAWPEEIVRAKGFFWLATRNDVAMTLSQAGPSIEIGTAGYWTAALSAEEQQAILVEEPDWQQTWHPVHGDRTTELVFIGIDLNQEQIVKHLDACLLNDEEYEADWSKLPDPLPTADAVMETTL
- the rpmG gene encoding 50S ribosomal protein L33, with the protein product MRVNITLQCTETGDRNYITSKNKRNHPERLELKKYSPRLKRYTLHRETK
- a CDS encoding glycosyltransferase family 4 protein; its protein translation is MKIVIIAPEQIPVPPILGGSVEITILAIAKELSKWHSVSIISRAHSRYPKYSVIDGVNIYRVPTGSPAKYLTHVKKILKKRQFDVLQIDNRPEFVGQIKSMFPKATVSLYLHSLTFVNFPHTSRAETLAGLRKADLIITNSSSLERRLSARFPSMSRKIRVAWLGVDTSRFSPIQKTSHPRAFTLLFAGRLIPRKGVPVLLQAVKLVNKQVNEPVKVMIAGGSPTSKYARQLQSLSRKFGVHAEFLGTIPHCHIHRVFRKADLFICPSQKHESFGLVNVEAMSSGLPVVASKNGGIKEVIQHGRSGLLIKQYKNPQAFADAICSLIMNKPLYLKMKQEARQIALEKFSWCATADRLNHIYESEKDLQQDKRQNEYHCTAAHCHERQDLQECNETGQGAQPERMKEEPAIPQSFDIVHDWSSFDDDTQSITSTGVFQNFADLCTENDDESDGSNDSAEATFDFFSDIGYQRLVDALIYG